In Triticum aestivum cultivar Chinese Spring chromosome 5B, IWGSC CS RefSeq v2.1, whole genome shotgun sequence, the following proteins share a genomic window:
- the LOC123113767 gene encoding uncharacterized protein, translating into MPGLEEEMFVATIVARESKEEAAMATEVAPEPEEKTVVFPDWVMLDRFGRTHSHADLDAAREAANKKKTAVEVVTAAGHRCFLSFALSDPPEVSYLDLEWPREGSVEPVAPSRLPAYPYVRATDEDLVLFEINIPRQPHDLPSDLFVYTAGRTPSVDQLPLYTEPMVSPFLMSKFDTGILRLPDNSYIVSDLKVYHKENGPDNYSMFVELYVFNSKTKEWKRFPEMPAPQPQDESNTQFPILWSTAEVLAFGHRFLCCVDYLSGVLLCDFSNLESPVLHFVPFPGGDGYSEKLQIMPFLGGKENAKKAQMAKCLAKRFRRVSVSQGMMHFVRIDGWRPPLERIQGQQQPLQKITVWTLDIGDGSKFKWKIHWGINLDLLWAQDGFHALDIPRCLPQFPVVCANNPDALCCLLRKDELSRQPWMIMVDMNQEDLQPSTKYINQQPYNVACVNEKKPMEAHQIFFSNVPLLPTVFSKYLVRPTVIPRDNKLKFAASSSEEIMPITGESLSLQCEFQDLKTDDPAWNLLLVGHTKDGICPECHGNVMG; encoded by the exons ATGCCCGGGCTGGAGGAGGAGATGTTCGTAGCCACCATAGTCGCGCGAGAGTCGAAGGAGGAGGCCGCCATGGCCACCGAAGTCGCGCCAGAGCCAGAGGAGAAGACCGTCGTCTTCCCCGATTGGGTGATGCTGGATCGCTTCGGCCGCACCCACAGCCATGCCGACCTAGACGCTGCACGTGAGGCGGCCAATAAGAAGAAGACCGCCGTTGAAGTCGTCACGGCCGCCGGCCACCGCTGCTTCTTGTCCTTCGCCCTCTCGGATCCTCCAGAGGTCTCTTACCTCGATCTCGAGTGGCCGCGGGAAGGCTCAGTCGAACCCGTGGCCCCCTCCCGCCTGCCCGCGTATCCCTACGTCCGGGCAACTGACGAGGACCTCGTCCTCTTCGAAATCAACATCCCAAGACAGCCCCACGACTTGCCGTCAGATCTGTTCGTCTACACAGCTGGTCGTACCCCCTCGGTGGATCAGCTCCCTCTGTACACTGAGCCCATGGTAAGCCCGTTTCTGATGTCAAAATTCGACACAGGCATCCTGCGCCTCCCGGACAACAGCTACATCGTTTCCGACCTCAAGGTCTACCATAAAGAGAATGGCCCTGACAATTATTCCATGTTTGTCGAGCTCTACGTCTTCAACTCCAAGACCAAAGAGTGGAAACGCTTCCCCGAGATGCCTGCCCCCCAGCCGCAAGACGAGAGCAATACCCAGTTCCCCATCCTCTGGTCAACTGCGGAGGTGCTTGCTTTCGGCCACAGGTTCCTCTGCTGTGTCGACTACTTGAGCGGTGTCCTGCTATGCGACTTCTCCAATTTAGAGTCCCCGGTGCTCCACTTCGTGCCTTTCCCTGGAGGAGATGGGTACTCTGAGAAGCTACAGATCATGCCTTTCCTTGGAGGAAAAGAGAACGCTAAGAAGGCACAGATGGCAAAGTGCTTAGCGAAGAGATTCCGACGTGTGTCCGTCAGCCAAGGCATGATGCACTTTGTCCGCATTGATGGCTGGCGTCCGCCTCTTGAGAGAATCCAAGGGCAGCAGCAGCCTCTCCAAAAGATCACAGTATGGACTTTGGATATCGGGGATGGTAGCAAGTTCAAGTGGAAGATTCATTGGGGGATCAACCTGGATCTTCTCTGGGCGCAAGATGGTTTCCATGCTCTGGACATACCTCGCTGTCTTCCCCAGTTCCCAGTCGTCTGTGCGAACAATCCGGACGCCCTATGCTGCCTGTTGAGGAAAGATGAACTTTCTCGACAGCCGTGGATGATCATGGTTGACATGAACCAGGAAGATCTGCAGCCATCTACTAAATATATCAATCAGCAGCCCTACAATGTTGCGTGCGTGAATGAGAAAAAACCCATGGAAGCTCACCAAATCTTCTTTTCTAATGTGCCCCTACTTCCAACTGTCTTCTCCAAATACCTTGTAAGGCCAACAG TGATACCCCGGGACAACAAGCTCAAGTTCGCAGCTAGCTCTTCAGAGGAGATTATGCCCATAACTGGAGAAAGCTTAAGTTTGCAATGTGAATTCCAAGACCTGAAAACTGATGACCCGGCTTGGAACCTTCTTCTGGTTGGTCACACAAAAGATGGTATTTGTCCTGAATGTCATGGGAATGTCATGGGATGA